A window from Triticum aestivum cultivar Chinese Spring chromosome 6D, IWGSC CS RefSeq v2.1, whole genome shotgun sequence encodes these proteins:
- the LOC123142477 gene encoding uncharacterized protein has product MAHARNNMQFLCLAVALLVTLASLTCNAKDTDPNTYSESVSKCKRPMDDYGMRNCNKVYCARNNTETNIYCQSMWECNRPVHDYDQRKCRKFCVSMGYDYLRSYCEHHPYPYYCCHK; this is encoded by the exons ATGGCACATGctaggaacaacatgcaatttcTGTGCTTGGCCGTAGCTCTTCTAGTCACGTTGGCCTCCTTGACCTGCAACGCCAAGG ACACAGATCCTAACACATACAGTGAATCTGTGTCGAAATGCAAGAGACCGATGGATGATTATGGCATGCGCAACTGCAACAAAGTATATTGTGCAAGGAACAACACGGAAACTAACATATACTGTCAATCTATGTGGGAATGCAACAGACCAGTTCATGATTATGACCAGCGCAAGTGCCGAAAATTCTGCGTAAGCATGGGCTACGACTACCTCAGGAGCTATTGTGAGCACCACCCCTACCCGTACTACTGTTGCCATAAGTAA